A single region of the Montipora capricornis isolate CH-2021 chromosome 13, ASM3666992v2, whole genome shotgun sequence genome encodes:
- the LOC138030500 gene encoding uncharacterized protein has translation MYLVSLGDIARSHGVTFHAYADDCQLYIAFSRENVSMTKYKMETLLAEIKQWMSTNMLKLNDSKTEIMAVGGPRRNLTELQSLTVGNEEVDVTKCVRLLGVDFDSHLTLKQHVRNTAKNCFYTLKNMFKIRRCINETAAKAIVHTMITSKLDYCNAILYGLPESTLKHFTRVQNLSARFISQHGKHEHITPVLKQFHWLPIRQRIHYKVLILIFKLLNGLAPAYLEELIKRRPMKRTRADGNNDLVIPAIKHKSFGGRSLGYGGPKLWNTLPKEVKTCTNINTFKKLLKTFLFKEAYLQ, from the coding sequence ATGTATTTGGTCTCACTCGGTGATATTGCTCGTAGTCATGGTGTTACGTTCCATGCTTACGCAGATGACTGCCAACTTTACATCGCGTTTTCGAGGGAAAACGTTTCTATGACGAAGTACAAGATGGAAACTCTTCTTGCTGAGATCAAACAATGGATGTCAACCAACATGTTGAAGTTAAATGATAGCAAAACTGAAATAATGGCAGTAGGTGGACCTCGACGTAATTTGACGGAACTACAATCACTCACTGTTGGTAACGAGGAAGTTGATGTCACCAAGTGTGTTCGCCTTCTGGGTGTTGACTTTGACAGTCACCTAACCTTAAAACAACATGTACGAAATACCGCAAAGAACTGCTTCTACACGCtgaaaaatatgtttaagaTCAGACGCTGTATTAATGAGACTGCAGCTAAAGCAATAGTTCATACAATGATTACATCTAAACTTGATTATTGCAATGCAATTCTCTATGGTCTGCCAGAGTCAACGCTAAAGCACTTCACCAGGGTTCAGAATCTCTCTGCACGTTTCATCTCTCAACATGGTAAACATGAACACATAACTCCAGTTCTTAAACAATTTCACTGGCTGCCTATACGTCAACGTATTCACTACAAAGTTTTAATATTGATTTTCAAGTTGTTAAACGGTCTGGCACCAGCTTACCTTGAGGAGCTTATAAAGAGGAGACCTATGAAAAGAACAAGGGCTGATGGCAACAATGACTTGGTGATCCCCGCCATCAAGCATAAGTCCTTTGGAGGAAGATCACTGGGCTATGGGGGACCTAAACTATGGAATACCTTACCGAAAGAAGTGAAGACATGCACCAACATCAACACTTTTaagaaattgctaaaaacatttttatttaaggaAGCCTACTTGCAGTAG
- the LOC138030499 gene encoding uncharacterized protein: MVTGHSSMRFVPVSCFMYRCEEAKACDKWSTYVKIELNESLVHLRKRFAINDYRGFKTKAAEKGIGKLDFLLGVKHKKPDPPEFPNGRLYTATTEDEWAIYKEFLFGIEGKEYELVVKAREVVLQTVASHLKEHEPPKGTSSDLSDKKGSKRGRPKSERKELDNELFTKLKKSNIDQEDSDIYRHEFQKKKLDEFQKGHWANQKWYLEKHDKQTYIDKFLKHQHTDQFENTTEDLEDAEAVTLSEDLEPQSPDKYEVLESFESERISSGDESSSSSLSTSNYSDTDAESAPSDIEVETSQKIYTSMDPVCAKLQDFLQCGYLSREHIFYKLIKNAVDFVTTVNNDFSKENQFEWDSEILEFLDSIEHYGHEATVNLLRGPGFYKRAVDNAVKTTAMPKFNWQSWNWPLPGRTTRQKRNKGRYTTRNGMY, encoded by the exons ATGGTGACTGGTCACTCAAGTATGCGCTTTGTGCCCGTCTCATGTTTTATGTATCGCTGCGAAGAAGCGAAGGCCTGCGATAAGTGGTCTACCTACGTAAAAATCGAGCTGAACGAATCGTTGGTCCACCTGCGAAAGAGATTCGCCATCAACGATTACAGGGGATTCAAAACGAAAGCAGCTGAGAAAGGGATTGGAAAGCTCGATTTTCTGCTCGGAGTGAAACACAAGAAGCCAGATCCACCGGAATTTCCGAATGGCCGGCTATACACGGCAACCACAGAAGATGAATGGGCCATTTATAAAGAGTTTCTCTTTGGCATAGAGGGAAAAGAATATGAATTAGTTG TGAAAGCACGAGAAGTTGTCCTTCAGACTGTTGCAAGCCACCTAAAGGAACATGAACCCCCAAAAGGAACGAGCAGTGATCTGAGTGATAAAAAAGGATCGAAACGTGGACGTCCAAAGAGTGAAAGGAAAGAACTTGACAATGAATTGTTTACGAAGCTTAAGAAGAGTAACATAGACCAGGAAGATAGTGACATTTATCGGCATGAATTTCAGAAGAAAAAGCTGGACGAGTTTCAGAAAG GGCACTGGGCAAACCAGAAATGGTACTTGGAAAAACATGACAAGCAGACCTATATTGATAAGTTTCTCAAGCATCAACACACAGAccaatttgaaaatacaacagAGGATCTGGAGGATGCTGAGGCTGTGACACTTTCTGAAGA TCTTGAGCCACAATCACCTGATAAATATGAAGTATTAGAGTCATTTGAATCAGAGAGGATTTCTAGTGGTGATGAAAGTTCCAGTTCCAGCTTGTCAACATCAAATTACAGTGACACTGACGCAGAATCGGCACCAAGTGACATAGAAGTAGAGACATCACAGAA GATTTATACCTCTATGGACCCTGTTTGTGCAAAGCTGCAGGATTTCCTACAGTGTGGCTATCTGTCTAGGGAGCACATATTTTACAAGCTTATCAAGAATGCTGTAGATTTTGTCACTACTGTGAATAATGACTTCtcaaaagaaaatcaatttGAATGGGACTCAGAAATTTTAGAATTTCTGGATTCAATCGAACACTATGGTCATGAAGCCACCGTCAATCTACTTAGAGGTCCTGGCTTTTACAAACGGGCAGTTGATAATGCAGTCAAAACTACTGCTATGCCCAAATTCAACTGGCAGTCTTGGAATTGGCCCTTGCCAGGAAGAACAACTCGCCAAAAGCGAAACAAGGGAAGGTACACAACTCGAAATGGTATGTACTAG